One Danio rerio strain Tuebingen ecotype United States chromosome 22, GRCz12tu, whole genome shotgun sequence genomic window carries:
- the si:dkey-121a9.3 gene encoding uncharacterized protein C1orf53 homolog (The RefSeq protein has 4 substitutions compared to this genomic sequence), protein MLLFGSGRLLMLAHFRTNTIMPNDLFNKKTARLHRSACDSEVNSNCDDKIISASPETITDEDRIIHELHQDACKNEKKTYIDPVTGYNVFTEFAHRKRGRCCGSACRHCPYGQINVEDPAKKKTFNSLFYV, encoded by the exons ATGTTGCTATTTGGTTCAGGCAGACTTTTAAGGCTAACACATTTTCGAACGAATACAATAATGCCAAACGACCTGTTTAATAAGAAAACGGCGCGTTTACATCGCAGTGCATGCGACAGCGAGGTGAATTCGAATTGTGACGATAAAACCATAAGCGCTTCACCTGAAACTATTACAGATGAAGACAGAATCATTCATGAACTCCATCAGGACGCTTGTAAG AATGAGAAAAGGACATATATTGACCCTGTAACCGGATACAATGTGTTCACTGAGTTTGCACACAGAAAACGGGGAAGATGCTGTGGAAGTGCTTGCAGACAT TGTCCATACGGGCAAATTAACGTGGAGGATCCTGCTAAGAAGAAAACCTTCAACTCTTTGTTTTATGTATAG